In Gimesia benthica, a single window of DNA contains:
- a CDS encoding cytochrome c oxidase subunit I, producing MATVVDSSDPKSNFPIQYRELNYLNCSSGWKSWFFTLDHKRIGIMYLIGVTCSFFLGGLFAVLLRTELLSPDRVLMGPDSYNQMFTLHGAIMTFLVIIPGVPAAIGNIILPVMLGAKDVAFPRMNLGSFYLWMFGAAFFLAAIVLGGLDTGWTFYTPYSVTTSTAVITALLGVFILGFSSIFTGLNFIVTIHTMRPPGMTWFKMPLFLWALYATALIQILATPVLGITGLLLIVERAFHIGIFDPALGGDPVLFQHFFWFYSHPAVYVMILPAMGVVSEVIAVHSRKHIFGYRFIAYSSIAIAMFGFLVWGHHMFVSGQSRVVAVIFSAITFSVSIPSAIKVFNWLTTMYKGSIRFTTAMCYGLAFIFIFSIGGLTGLFLATLATDVHLHDTYFVVAHFHYVMMGSSLVGLFAAVHHWWPKISGKMFSEFWGRIACLGVFLGFNLTFFPQFLLGTRGMPRRYYTYLEEFQGLHIMSTCGAYLLGLSSALMAGVLIYSVYRGKKAPANPWGGASLEWQCSSPPPHNNFDHPPLAGDPYIMESVVYNEEIGGYVPVECQGDNKQSVTASGDKEA from the coding sequence TTCCCGATTCAATACCGTGAATTGAATTACCTGAACTGTTCCAGTGGCTGGAAGAGCTGGTTTTTCACACTCGATCATAAACGCATTGGTATCATGTACCTGATTGGGGTGACCTGCTCATTCTTCCTGGGGGGCCTGTTCGCAGTTCTGCTGCGTACGGAGTTGCTCTCACCTGACCGAGTTTTGATGGGACCCGATTCCTACAACCAGATGTTTACCCTCCACGGGGCGATCATGACCTTCCTGGTGATCATCCCCGGGGTTCCGGCGGCGATCGGGAATATCATCCTGCCGGTGATGCTGGGGGCCAAAGATGTGGCCTTCCCCCGCATGAACCTGGGCAGCTTTTACCTCTGGATGTTCGGGGCCGCCTTCTTCCTGGCAGCGATCGTGCTGGGTGGACTGGATACCGGCTGGACCTTCTACACACCTTACAGTGTCACCACCAGCACCGCGGTGATCACGGCCCTGCTGGGGGTCTTCATTCTGGGTTTCAGTTCGATCTTTACCGGGCTGAACTTCATCGTGACGATTCACACGATGCGTCCTCCCGGAATGACCTGGTTCAAAATGCCCCTGTTCCTCTGGGCTCTGTATGCAACCGCACTGATTCAGATTCTGGCAACTCCCGTTCTGGGGATCACCGGTCTGTTGCTGATCGTCGAACGGGCCTTCCACATCGGGATCTTCGATCCGGCACTCGGGGGTGACCCTGTGTTGTTTCAGCACTTCTTCTGGTTCTATTCGCACCCTGCCGTGTACGTGATGATTCTGCCGGCCATGGGTGTGGTCAGTGAAGTGATCGCCGTCCACAGCCGCAAGCACATCTTCGGATATCGGTTCATCGCTTACAGTAGTATCGCGATCGCCATGTTCGGCTTCCTGGTCTGGGGACACCATATGTTTGTCTCTGGTCAGTCCCGCGTCGTAGCTGTGATCTTCAGTGCGATTACCTTCAGTGTGTCGATTCCCTCGGCGATCAAGGTCTTCAACTGGCTGACTACGATGTATAAAGGTTCGATTCGCTTTACCACCGCGATGTGCTACGGTCTGGCGTTTATCTTTATCTTCTCCATCGGTGGTCTGACCGGGCTCTTCCTGGCAACACTCGCCACCGACGTCCACCTGCACGATACCTACTTCGTGGTGGCTCACTTCCACTACGTGATGATGGGGTCTTCGCTGGTCGGTCTGTTCGCCGCAGTTCACCACTGGTGGCCTAAAATCAGCGGTAAGATGTTCAGCGAGTTCTGGGGACGGATTGCCTGTCTGGGGGTCTTCCTGGGCTTCAACCTGACCTTTTTCCCACAGTTCCTGCTGGGGACCCGGGGTATGCCCCGCCGGTACTATACTTACCTGGAAGAATTCCAGGGTCTGCACATTATGTCCACCTGTGGTGCCTACCTGCTGGGACTGAGTTCGGCCCTGATGGCTGGTGTCCTGATTTACTCGGTATACCGTGGCAAGAAAGCACCTGCGAATCCCTGGGGAGGAGCTTCCCTGGAATGGCAGTGCTCTTCACCACCACCACATAATAACTTCGATCATCCTCCCCTGGCCGGCGATCCCTACATCATGGAATCGGTGGTTTACAACGAGGAAATCGGAGGATACGTTCCCGTTGAATGTCAGGGGGATAACAAGCAATCTGTGACCGCATCAGGAGATAAAGAAGCTTAA
- a CDS encoding cytochrome c oxidase subunit 3 has product MNTAATTTTDEHSDAHDHEHHDPRLAHHFDSHQQQFDTGKLGIWLFLVTEVLFFSGLFGFYAVYRSLHPEVFVYASQFLDTTLGAANTIVLLFSSLTMAWGVRCAQLGQTRGLLTCLVITLGCAAIFLGVKSFEYTEKAHHGLLWAGAYVSPEHHGEEHVDPEKAPGAAAAAALEAEAIEAEKEEAHAEESHNEGDTLFEKTKATLSYMTLVLWVVIVLSGVAFGALIKNPNKKNLATIAGCFLVSAVGMQIGAYASIGYHAFGHHEEPTKQEIQMAETAPIEYAEQTEKVPEPKLAGTFFSVYFCMTGLHAIHIIGGMIAISWLIVRTVNGAFTTYYFGAVDFVGLYWHLVDLIWIYLFPLLYLIN; this is encoded by the coding sequence ATGAATACCGCGGCCACCACCACAACAGACGAACATTCAGACGCCCATGATCATGAGCACCATGATCCCCGGCTGGCGCATCACTTCGACTCTCATCAGCAGCAGTTTGATACCGGTAAACTGGGTATCTGGCTGTTCCTGGTCACCGAAGTGCTGTTCTTCAGCGGTCTGTTCGGCTTCTACGCCGTCTATCGTTCACTGCACCCTGAAGTCTTTGTCTATGCCAGCCAGTTCCTTGATACGACCCTCGGGGCAGCTAATACCATCGTACTGCTCTTCAGCAGTCTGACCATGGCCTGGGGCGTTCGTTGTGCCCAGTTGGGACAGACACGCGGATTGCTGACCTGTCTGGTGATTACCCTGGGTTGTGCAGCGATCTTCCTGGGTGTCAAATCCTTTGAATACACCGAGAAAGCACACCATGGTCTGCTCTGGGCCGGTGCTTATGTCAGCCCGGAACACCACGGTGAAGAGCATGTCGATCCGGAAAAGGCTCCCGGAGCCGCAGCGGCAGCTGCCCTCGAAGCCGAAGCCATCGAAGCTGAAAAAGAGGAAGCACACGCTGAAGAAAGTCACAACGAAGGTGACACGCTCTTCGAAAAAACCAAGGCCACACTGTCTTACATGACCCTCGTTCTCTGGGTGGTTATCGTACTCTCTGGTGTTGCCTTCGGAGCACTCATTAAAAATCCGAATAAGAAAAACCTGGCGACCATCGCCGGTTGTTTCCTGGTCTCTGCAGTCGGAATGCAGATCGGTGCTTATGCCAGTATCGGCTATCATGCCTTCGGTCATCATGAAGAGCCCACCAAACAGGAAATCCAGATGGCAGAAACTGCTCCCATTGAATATGCCGAGCAGACTGAGAAAGTGCCTGAGCCCAAACTGGCCGGTACCTTCTTCAGTGTTTACTTCTGCATGACTGGCCTGCACGCTATCCATATTATCGGTGGTATGATTGCCATCAGCTGGTTGATTGTGCGGACGGTCAACGGTGCCTTCACAACTTACTATTTTGGTGCAGTCGATTTCGTCGGTCTGTACTGGCACCTGGTTGACCTCATCTGGATCTACCTGTTCCCGCTGTTGTACCTGATCAACTAG